A single Kryptolebias marmoratus isolate JLee-2015 linkage group LG16, ASM164957v2, whole genome shotgun sequence DNA region contains:
- the LOC108232270 gene encoding uncharacterized protein LOC108232270 — MKATFHYRHSMVNDEKKAENVFSIFPRFLDTPGLIEQDFRLLFGEGTANKFLEKWPTSLKSKVIKESHGLVPTTELLDLLRNAELPAEAENGWDSDMSAIFLLLHLLPPSAQGRRRPGKMSASQAVDHLIRFLKVGTSVQQHLDKIKQRTQPYLLAHGSIQSSIHAFFIVIDNYAIPCKATCSVGALDELFKAHYVFGTSYSAPLTNFFTFLQTTVYNIDVGETKETPRVAELRARMLH; from the exons ATGAAGGCCACCTTCCACTACCGTCATTCAATGGTCAATGatgaaaagaaagcagaaaatgtctTCTCTATCTTTCCACGGTTTCTGGACACACCAGGACTG ATAGAACAAGATTTCAGACTCCTGTTTGGTGAAGGCACCGCCAACAAATTTTTGGAGAAGTGGCCCACCAGTCTCAAATCCAAGGTCATAAAGGAAAGCCATGGTCTGGTACCCACCACTGAGCTTTTGGATTTATTGCGGAATGCAGAGTTGCCTGCTGAAGCTGAGAATG GTTGGGATAGTGACATGTCTGCTATTTTCCTTCTGCTGCATCTGCTACCACCATCTGCACAAGGACGGAGGAGGCCGGGTAAGATGTCTGCATCTCAAGCAGTGGATCACCTCATCAGATTTCTAAAG GTTGGAACCAGTGTGCAGCAGCATCTTGACAAAATCAAGCAACGTACCCAGCCCTACCTCTTGGCCCATGGATCCATCCAAAGCAGTATTCATGCATTCTTCATTGTGATTGACAACTATGCTATTCCATGTAAGGCAACATGTTCAGTTGGAGCCCTTGATGAGCTCTTTAAGGCCCATTATGTGTTTGGTACGTCATACAGCGCTCCCTTGACCAACTTCTTCACCTTTCTCCAAACAACTGTTTACAACATTGATGTTGGAGAAACAAAGGAAACACCCAGAGTTGCAGAGTTGAGAGCAAGAATGCTCCATTAG